From a single Miscanthus floridulus cultivar M001 chromosome 8, ASM1932011v1, whole genome shotgun sequence genomic region:
- the LOC136476242 gene encoding LOW QUALITY PROTEIN: uncharacterized protein (The sequence of the model RefSeq protein was modified relative to this genomic sequence to represent the inferred CDS: inserted 1 base in 1 codon) — protein sequence MRSVAQSLRQLCRFTQHHAARHSPATRLIRQQNALIMCSSTTRSLSMLCRNGETSRFASPAMELMRSMFSTEAADSIKDIRRGGPMVEYERRIASGELVDGDSFQVDTIQQLQRLYEELIENEDDCQLDRYKSSEKSGRSRWLWSRLITQPSTYAPVKGLYLYGGVGTGKTMLMDLFYEQLPSNWRKKXIHFHDFMLNVHSHLQMHKGVSDPLDVVAAEISDEAIILCLDEFMVTDVADAMILNRLFRQLFSKGVILVSTSNRAPDKLYEGGLQRDLFLPFIDTLKERCIVHPIGSAVDYRQMGSAEQGFYFVGKHYGTLLKQRLQSLIGDEEPSPQTVEVIMGRKLLVPLGANGCAYFPFEDLCDKPLGAADYFGLFKKFHTLALDGVPKFGSSNRTSAYRFVTLIDVMYENKARLLCTAEAGPIDLFENIVTVAEAQKVSPRSSRSQKSDDPDLCVDNELGFAKDRTISRLTEINSREYLEDFEMRLRQQQQLPLQGLDNGGDVLA from the exons ATGAGATCAGTCGCTCAGTCGCTTCGCCAGCTTTGCCGTTTCACCCAGCACCATGCAGCGAGGCACTCACCAGCCACCAGATTGATCAGGCAGCAGAATGCTTTAATCATGTGCAGTTCAACAACTCGTTCACTGAGCATGTTATGTCGTAACGGTGAAACTAGCAGATTTGCAAGCCCTGCCATGGAGTTGATGAGGTCCATGTTCTCCACTGAAGCGGCTGATTCGATCAAAG ATATTAGAAGAGGTGGTCCGATGGTGGAATATGAGAGGAGAATAGCATCAGGAGAGCTAGTAGATGGCGATAGCTTTCAG GTTGATACGATTCAACAATTACAAAGGCTCTATGAGGAGTTGATTGAGAATGAAGACGACTGCCAGCTGGACAGATATAAGTCATCTGAGAAATCAGGACG GAGTCGATGGCTATGGTCCCGTCTCATTACTCAGCCTTCTACCTATGCTCCAGTTAAGGGGCTTTACCTCTATGGTGGTGTCGGTACAGGGAAGACGATGCTTATGGACCTGTTCTATGAACAGCT GCCATCTAACTGGAGAAAAA GTATTCACTTTCATGATTTCATGTTGAACGTACATAGTCATCTTCAG ATGCATAAAGGTGTTTCAGATCCCCTTGATGTTGTAGCAGCTGAGATTTCAGATGAGGCCATCATATTATGTCTTGATGAGTTTATG GTAACTGATGTTGCTGATGCTATGATTCTGAACCGGCTGTTTAGACAATTGTTCAGCAAAGGCGTT aTTCTTGTTTCGACTTCTAACCGCGCTCCAGATAAGCTTTATGAAGGTGGCTTACAACGGGACCTTTTCTTGCCATTTATTGACACCTTGAAA GAAAGGTGCATCGTGCACCCCATTGGATCTGCGGTGGACTATCGCCAAATGGGTTCT GCTGAGCAAGGTTTCTATTTCGTCGGAAAACATTACGGTACGCTTCTGAAACAGAGGCTCCAGTCTTTAATTGGAGATGAGGAACCCAGCCCACAAACTGTTGAAGTAATTATGGGACGGAAATTACTG GTTCCCCTTGGAGCAAATGGTTGTGCGTATTTTCCTTTTGAAGATCTTTGTGATAAACCTTTAGGCGCAGCAGATTATTTTGGACTCTTTA AAAAATTTCACACCCTGGCACTTGATGGTGTTCCAAAGTTTGGGTCTAGTAACAGAACATCAGCTTATCGTTTCGTCACACTGATTGAT GTTATGTACGAGAACAAAGCAAGGTTGTTATGTACAGCTGAGGCTGGACCGATAGATCTGTTTGAGAATATCGTGACTGTTGCTGAAGCACAGAAGGTTTCACCAAGATCTTCGCGCTCACAGAAAAGTGACGATCCTGACCTATGTGTGGACAATGAGCTAGGATTTGCCAAGGATCGTACGATTAGCAG GTTGACAGAGATCAACAGTAGAGAATATTTGGAGGACTTCGAAATGAGATTGCGGCAACAGCAGCAGCTGCCCTTACAAGGTCTAGATAA